One Planctomycetota bacterium genomic window carries:
- a CDS encoding PilT/PilU family type 4a pilus ATPase has translation MSTAGSNTGPTVQIDRLLETMVKQGGSDLHLTVGKPPTIRLHGHLRELKTKILEPDDTVALMKSISPERSQQELQELGGCDFGFAFGDKARFRVAIFRQRGNLALVLRQIPNKLLGLDQIGLPKICRDLIRRPRGLFLVTGPTGSGKSTSLAAMINNVNETLDRHIITVEDPIEYYHPHKMSIVNQREVGADVPSFSEALRRALRQDPDVILVGEMRDLETIEAAIRAAETGHLVFGTLHTNSAGGTINRVIDAFPTNQQAQIRVQLSTSLMAVISQALMPRCDTAGMVAAYEFMLVTPAIANLIREGKPVTYIDSAIQTGRKFGMQLLDDHLWKLYTEGKISAEDMIDKAREPGSLVDKVHRAGGTINRAELDEEAGGAD, from the coding sequence ATGTCCACAGCCGGCTCCAATACCGGTCCCACCGTCCAGATCGACCGCCTGCTCGAAACCATGGTCAAGCAGGGGGGCTCCGACCTCCACCTGACCGTCGGCAAGCCCCCGACCATCCGCCTGCACGGCCATCTGCGCGAGCTGAAGACCAAGATCCTCGAACCCGATGACACCGTCGCGCTGATGAAGTCCATCTCCCCCGAACGCTCCCAGCAGGAGCTTCAGGAACTGGGCGGCTGCGACTTCGGGTTCGCCTTCGGCGACAAGGCCCGCTTCCGTGTCGCCATCTTCCGCCAGCGCGGCAATCTCGCCCTCGTCCTGCGCCAAATTCCCAATAAGCTCCTTGGGCTGGACCAGATCGGCCTGCCCAAAATCTGCCGCGATCTGATCCGCCGGCCGCGCGGTCTGTTCCTCGTCACCGGGCCGACCGGCTCCGGGAAATCGACCTCGCTGGCCGCCATGATCAACAACGTCAACGAGACCCTCGACCGGCACATCATCACCGTCGAGGACCCGATCGAATACTACCACCCGCACAAAATGTCCATTGTCAACCAGCGCGAAGTCGGGGCGGATGTCCCCAGTTTTTCGGAAGCCCTGCGTCGCGCCCTGCGTCAGGACCCCGATGTGATCCTCGTGGGTGAAATGCGTGACCTTGAGACGATTGAGGCGGCTATTCGAGCGGCGGAAACGGGACACCTTGTATTCGGGACGCTTCATACTAATTCGGCCGGTGGCACCATCAACCGCGTCATCGACGCTTTTCCGACGAACCAGCAGGCGCAGATTCGTGTGCAGCTTTCGACGAGTCTGATGGCGGTGATCAGCCAGGCCCTGATGCCGCGCTGCGACACGGCGGGCATGGTCGCCGCGTACGAGTTCATGCTTGTGACCCCCGCGATCGCCAATCTGATACGTGAAGGCAAGCCCGTCACTTATATCGACTCCGCCATCCAGACCGGCCGCAAGTTCGGCATGCAGCTCCTCGATGACCATCTCTGGAAGCTGTATACCGAAGGCAAGATTTCAGCGGAGGATATGATCGACAAGGCCCGCGAGCCGGGGTCGCTGGTCGATAAAGTCCACCGGGCGGGCGGAACCATCAACCGCGCTGAGCTCGATGAAGAAGCGGGCGGGGCGGATTAA